From the genome of Oncorhynchus kisutch isolate 150728-3 unplaced genomic scaffold, Okis_V2 Okis09a-Okis19a_hom, whole genome shotgun sequence, one region includes:
- the LOC116360525 gene encoding voltage-dependent L-type calcium channel subunit alpha-1C-like encodes MTLFLHCISSPPAHPSPPSLLLPGSDYSPPPLPEVAPSLNDTSVADGGGGVGGVTALGGSGGGRGPLEAVVGGAVVGLAAEHIPSGPGAALTWQAAIEAARQAKQMGNAGAPISTASSTQRKRQHYTNKPKKPINTAPTRPPRALLCLTLKNPIRRACISIVEWKPFEIIILMTIFANCVALAVYIPFPEDDSNATNSNLVSHT; translated from the exons ATGACCCTGTTCCTCCACTGTATCTCAAGTCCCCCTgctcacccctctcccccttctctgctCCTTCCAGGCTCCGACTACTCCCCCCCACCGCTGCCGGAGGTGGCGCCCAGTCTGAACGACACCAGCGTTGCAGATGGAGGAGGCGGCGTGGGCGGCGTCACAGCCCTGGGTGGAAGTGGAGGTGGGCGCGGGCCCCTGGAGGCCGTGGTCGGAGGTGCGGTGGTGGGGCTAGCGGCAGAGCACATCCCCAGCGGCCCCGGGGCGGCCCTCACCTGGCAGGCGGCCATCGAGGCGGCGCGGCAGGCCAAGCAGATGGGGAACGCGGGCGCGCCCATCTCCACAGCCAGCTCcacacagaggaagaggcagcACTACACCAACAAGCCCAAGAAACCCATCAACACGGCCCCAACCAGACCTCCCAGAGCCCTGCTCTGCCTCACCCTCAAGAACCCCATCCGCAGAGCATGCATCAGCATAGTGGAGTGGAA ACCGTTTGAAATTATCATTTTGATGACTATATTTGCGAACTGCGTGGCCTTAGCTGTCTACATCCCCTTCCCAGAGGACGACTCCAACGCCACCAACTCAAACCTGGTAAGTCACACCTGA